AGCAATGCCCTAAAGGAAGCctcgaagttcaagaaatgcaaaagattccTTATGCTTCAgctgttgggagtctaatgtatgctcaaGTTTGTACGCGTCCAGATATTGCGTACATTGTTGGAGTATTAGGCAGATACTTAAGCAATCCAGGAATTGATTATTGGAAAGCAGCCAAAAAGGTTATGAGATATTTGAAGAAAACAAGAGATTACATGCTCACATATAGGAGGTCAGATCACTTTGAGATCATTGGGTATTCTGACTCCGACTTTGCAGGATGCCAAGATAGTAGGAGATCCACTTCAGGCTACATATATCTGTTGGGTGGTGGAGCTATGTCATGGAGAAGTGCAAAACAAACACTCATAGCTTCATCCACTATGGCAGCATAATTTGTTGCATGTTATGAGGCATCCAACCATGGTATATGGCTGAGGAACTTTGTCACCGGGCTGCGCATTCTAGATGGAATAGAAAGACCACTTAAGTTGTATTGTGACAATAAATCAGCCGTAttgtattccaacaacaacaGGAGCTCGACAAAGTCAAAACACATTGACATCAAGTTCCTTGTTGTGAAAGAAAGGGTGCAGAATGGACATATTTGTATAGAACACTTAGGTACAAACTCCATGATTGCAGACCCCCTTACAAAGGGTTTGCCACCCAAGGTCGTTCATGAGCACATTGCTCATATGGGTGTTTTAGAGTATGATGATATCTAGATTCAGTGGGAGTTTATCTTTATTattctttatgttttatatttgttTCATGAAATTTGTATATTTGGATATTTTTTCTGATCAGAAATTAAGTTATTCAGTTTATTTTACTTTACACATTTAAGCTAAAGTTTTGATCTCCATAAAGTAAAATAGGACCAAATGAAAATTGACATGGATAGATCACCATGCATGTAATTTTCATACCACATCATcatgattgatctatgtcatttgaCTATGTCGACATATGTGACCATTGATGGAATTAGTTGTGATTGATACATCGAAAACCGCTTTGATCCTATGTTGATATAGTTAATGGACGAGATTGCACATGCCTATGATTGTGATGACAAAGTTATGAGTTCAATAAGGTTAACACATTTATATGGATACATATGTGGcccagtgggagattgttaggaattAATTTATTTGGGGCCACGATTGTATATATTTATTGTGTGTTGGGTCATCATATAAATGAGTCAAAATTATGTGATCTATTTTGGAATAAATTTTATGACTTAAGGGCATGATTTTTGTGATTTTAATATGTGGATACCATAAGGAAAATTTCTaatttgatgaggggccaaattagAAATAGCCAATAAATATTAGTTACTGTTTTGGAAGTTATTAATAAACAGGTAATGGTCCCCAATTTACAGTACGTACCATTTCACTCTTGAATCCCCATCATCAAGAGACTAAGGTTCCCAAAAGGATTTGACTGCAAATTCGGAAGATCATAACCTTTGTACAATCGATTCAATGGATTCCGGTATGCTTCCGCTAATCTTTGTTATTTATTGTTTGATTTCTCATGAATTAATTAGGGCTAaattcatattaaagtatttataCAAATCCAACGTGTCCTGATCATTTAATGGTTGAAGGTGCACTCTGGTGCAGAAGAAGGCTCGGGTGGCGAGCACCCTAGACGACCGACAATCGATGAGGGCCTCGGGGACCAGCTATGGCTGATGACAACTTTAGCTGATGCTTGTGATGTGTGTTGGTCCGACTTGTGCGTCTAGCTAGGCCCTTTTCTTCTTACGATTGGTGTTGGTGTGGCCATCTAGGGATCATTTGGCTTTACACGATGGGAGAAGTAGGCCGGCTATGATGAATCTTGCCTCTTTTTGTGTGTTGGGGAAGTGGTGAGGGCCACTCCTCATGGGAGCTGGTGGCGACTGTTGTGCCTTGGCACTTTTGTCTTGACACGTGATCGCTTCGCAGGCCGCCACGTGGAAGTGCcaaattttgggtataacattttccccccaagtcaaGCTCCATACTGACGTGGGGCTTACTTACATAGGCAAGGGGCAGTTTGCTTGTTGTAGTCTGCCACTTCGTCATGTCTTGGCTCGttctagctttggctccttcggTTGGGGGAGTTGCCGAGATGAAGTTGCAGCTCTTCTGGACGACTACCTGGAAATCTTATCCTCATCGATGTGACCTTAGCTTCCACTCGCTCCCCATCCCTCTTCGCCAGTAGTGGGGAATGGCCAGGATGGCGAGTGTGCACTTTCAGCATGATCAAAGGCTCCAGTGGACCGCTGGAGTCAGGTGGAAGCCCCCTTTCACTGAATCCCTTTATGGGAACCCATAGGTGGTTGGCCCAAGGCACTCCCTTGATTGGGATTTGGGATTTAACCAGCGAGCAATGATGGGACTGTCTATCGCCCGACCCTCTAGCCTCTTATTCAACGGTCACCCAAACAGGTCATCTACCTCCGATCGTTTCCCACCGGCGCTCTCAAACTCTTGGGGCCACCTGCCCCATTCCTTTGTCGCTCAGGGAACTAGTTGCTGGCTTCGCGTGCTCGGACTTGATTGGTCATCACAACAGTAGACAAGCAGTGACCCAAGATTTGCTCGACATTGATTGCTCTTCATGGTGGGAATTGGCTTCTCCTCCATTTTTCACTTTCTAACTCGTGCCCATATTCTGATTAGCTTCTTTGAGAGGGGTTGCATGAGTTGTGCAATGCTGACCATATGGAGAGTATGGTAGATTCTTTGTTGTGGATTGATCTTCTGGTGGTGCATGGCTATCCCACATTTATAGGCATTGAATCCTTGATCATTGTAGACCCGTACCGCCATTACTTGTGCAAAATTTGGTGGATGAAGAGTGTCTCGACGCCTAGGAATGTTGGCGAGACGACTGCTGAGCCCATATCCGCATGGTTTGACTCTTGTCAGAGAATCTGATTCTCACACCTTTTTACTGTAGATGCGTGTGGTTGTCGTTGGCGAGGGGCCAAATGGAGACCGGTGATGGGGGCTCGTACGACCGCAATTGGAGCCCGTGCATTGCCTCCTTGTTGGTGCCATTCAGTATTTTTCCAATTTTAGGAGCCATCTTGAACATTAAGCATTTCCTTTCCCATCGAAAGCAAGTGGGTCCCGTCGTAGCAGACCATTCGACGGCGGTGGCAGGGAACCGCCTAGGCGCTCCTTTTTTATAAGGTGGAAACGGAGGGCCTTGCACACTTACTCATTTCATTCTTTGGTTCAAGAGAAGCAAGGCCACCTTATCCTCTTCTTCCTCCTTCGCGTGGAACAACTTTGTTGTCGAATCATTGACATCAAGCACTAGCCAAAAAGGCCAATAAAGTTGGATGTTCGCCCATTTCATTGAGAACGCACTCAAGCATTTTGCCATTCCCCTTCTTACCGCAAGAGAGTCGCCTCCTTTGAGTTCATCTCCACCATTGGGCTCGTGCCTCTCACCATTGGGTCATCTTCCACAAGCGTCCTCCTCATCTTGGTAAGCTTCCTTGTCCATCAATTTTGCACATTGTTATAAATTTACTTGATTCTTGTTGGGCGCCGATCGGGCTCGTCCATTGGCGAGCGGCGACGGGCATCGAGCAGCGATGAAGGACGGACTATGGGCGCAAGGGGAAAGCGGAGCCAGCCTGTGGGTGCAAGGGATGAGTGATGATGAAGGGCCCTCGAGGTCATCATAGCGAGGGTCGCAAGATGGCAAAGGGCCCGCAAGGCTCGTGACCAGAGAAAGGCTCATTGGGCGACCCGTGAGGGGTGCAAGGTCCACGTGGGAATAGGTAACTAGCGAGAGGTGCAAGGCGCGTGCATGGATAGGCGACTGGTGATGGTCACGCAATGGCAAAGGGCCCTCGGGGTAGCGAAATAGCAAGCCATGTGAGCGCTTGGCGAGGGGCCTTTGGGGTCGTAACTGGCAAGGATCTTGCAGGGTGGCCCGTAAGGGGCGCAAGGCGTGTGCACACATAGGCAACTTAGCCTATCACTTAGGCGATCTCATGGCTTAAATTCCATGGTGCATGGCGGAGCGATCGCCGGAGAGGGATCGCCTAGAAAAACCCTTGGGACTTAGCCATTCGAGGTCTTTGACATTCATACATTGTCAAATCTGCGATTACGCCATCCAAATGTGTCATCCCTCGGTCGAGCCACCGAGGTCCCAGGCCTCCCTACCAACTTCAAGGAATGATGGACAAGGTACTttgcatatttatgtgaatttgCTTATCGGGCTGTTGCTTTTTTCACTTGCGGAGAGCGGGTCCGTCAT
This genomic interval from Humulus lupulus chromosome 8, drHumLupu1.1, whole genome shotgun sequence contains the following:
- the LOC133796304 gene encoding secreted RxLR effector protein 161-like; the encoded protein is MALVAHYDLELHQMDVKIAFLNGNINETIYMMQPENFVSRDPKKMNCKPGDTPVVKGDKFSLKQCPKGSLEVQEMQKIPYASAVGSLMYAQVCTRPDIAYIVGVLGRYLSNPGIDYWKAAKKVMRYLKKTRDYMLTYRRSDHFEIIGYSDSDFAGCQDSRRSTSGYIYLLGGGAMSWRSAKQTLIASSTMAA